A portion of the Vibrio coralliirubri genome contains these proteins:
- the fadI gene encoding acetyl-CoA C-acyltransferase FadI — protein MGKQEVKTRSGERVAVVAGLRTPFARQSTEFSQVPAVDLGKMVVSEMLARTDVDPALIEQVVFGQVVQMPEAPNIAREIVLGTGMDINTDAYSVTRACATSFQAAVNVTESIMAGTIDVGIAGGADSSSVLPIGVSKKLAANLLALSKTKTMGQKLKILKTLSVKDLMPVPPAVAEYSTGLSMGQTAEQMAKTHGITREAQDALAHRSHSLASQAWKEGKIKDEVMTAFPAPYKKYLAEDNNIRHDSTVEGYAKLRPAFDRKYGSVTAANATPLTDGGAAVMLMREGKAKELGLEVLGYIRGYAFSAIGVETDMLMGPTYATSQVLKNTGLELSDLTLIEMHEAFAAQVLANVKMFASDEFAQKNLGRDKAIGEIDMEKFNVLGSSIAYGHPFAATGARMMTQTLRELKRRGGGLALNTACAAGGLGAAMILEVE, from the coding sequence ATGGGCAAACAGGAAGTCAAAACGCGTTCTGGAGAACGTGTTGCCGTTGTCGCTGGATTACGAACCCCATTTGCTCGTCAGAGCACAGAATTTAGCCAAGTGCCTGCGGTTGACCTAGGCAAAATGGTTGTGAGCGAAATGCTTGCAAGAACGGATGTCGATCCTGCGCTTATCGAACAAGTTGTGTTCGGCCAAGTCGTGCAAATGCCAGAAGCGCCGAACATTGCGCGTGAAATCGTGTTGGGCACAGGCATGGACATCAATACCGATGCCTACAGTGTCACACGAGCATGTGCGACCAGCTTCCAAGCGGCAGTTAACGTGACCGAAAGCATTATGGCTGGCACGATTGATGTCGGTATTGCGGGCGGTGCGGACTCTTCTTCTGTATTGCCTATCGGTGTATCGAAAAAGTTAGCGGCAAATCTATTAGCGCTGAGCAAAACGAAAACTATGGGTCAAAAGCTGAAGATTCTTAAAACGCTTTCAGTAAAAGACTTGATGCCAGTACCACCTGCAGTTGCTGAATACTCGACCGGTTTATCCATGGGGCAAACGGCTGAGCAAATGGCTAAGACGCATGGTATTACTCGCGAAGCTCAAGATGCACTTGCTCACCGTTCTCACTCTTTGGCTTCTCAAGCATGGAAAGAAGGCAAGATTAAAGACGAAGTGATGACGGCATTTCCTGCGCCTTACAAAAAGTATCTAGCGGAAGACAACAACATTCGCCACGACTCAACGGTTGAAGGTTACGCTAAGCTGCGTCCTGCTTTTGATAGAAAGTACGGCAGTGTAACGGCAGCCAATGCTACGCCGCTGACTGATGGCGGTGCGGCAGTGATGTTGATGCGCGAAGGTAAAGCGAAAGAACTAGGTTTAGAAGTGCTTGGTTATATTCGTGGTTATGCGTTCTCAGCGATTGGTGTTGAAACAGATATGTTGATGGGCCCGACTTACGCGACCTCACAAGTATTGAAGAACACAGGTTTAGAGTTGTCAGACTTAACACTGATCGAAATGCACGAAGCATTCGCTGCCCAAGTCTTGGCTAACGTTAAAATGTTTGCGAGCGATGAGTTTGCACAGAAGAATCTTGGCCGCGATAAAGCGATCGGTGAGATTGATATGGAGAAGTTCAACGTGCTGGGTAGTTCAATTGCTTACGGACACCCGTTTGCAGCGACTGGCGCGCGCATGATGACTCAAACATTACGTGAACTGAAACGTCGTGGTGGCGGTTTGGCACTGAACACAGCTTGTGCGGCTGGTGGTTTAGGTGCAGCAATGATCTTGGAGGTAGAATAA
- a CDS encoding sigma-70 family RNA polymerase sigma factor, which translates to MFGKKTAKRPVNSDMDKQRKYEALVRAYHRDLFRYAYWLCKDKSIAEDLVQETCLRAWKSLDSLQDEKAAKSWLITILRRENARRFERKQFDLVDIDDHSNDASVSDDPHHQHQWLQAQIMKLEIDYREPLFLQVIGGFSGDEIADILDLNKNTVMTRLFRARNQLKELLDTEEAERGQHNG; encoded by the coding sequence ATGTTTGGAAAGAAAACAGCCAAGCGTCCGGTCAACTCTGATATGGACAAACAAAGAAAATACGAAGCACTCGTGCGTGCCTATCATCGTGACCTCTTTCGCTACGCCTATTGGTTATGCAAAGACAAAAGCATTGCCGAAGACTTAGTTCAAGAAACTTGCCTTCGTGCATGGAAGTCACTCGATAGCCTTCAAGATGAAAAAGCCGCTAAATCTTGGCTGATTACCATCTTGAGACGCGAGAACGCTCGACGTTTTGAACGCAAACAGTTTGATCTGGTTGATATCGACGATCACAGTAACGATGCTAGTGTCAGTGATGACCCGCACCATCAGCATCAGTGGTTACAAGCCCAGATCATGAAACTTGAAATTGATTACCGTGAACCTCTCTTCTTACAAGTGATTGGTGGTTTTAGTGGTGATGAGATTGCCGATATTCTCGATCTCAACAAAAACACGGTGATGACACGTTTATTCAGAGCTCGAAATCAGTTGAAAGAGCTGTTGGATACAGAAGAGGCAGAGAGGGGGCAACATAATGGATGA
- a CDS encoding DUF3379 domain-containing protein produces MDDLEFRRRVLSEPKQRTQDIVDAAANSEANSNFLDDVLALDKQIHSAMNVDVPDDLADRILFNQTSSEESKVVRPTFARRAMAMAASVAFVAGLLVGQVNWGNAFVSPAQASLVDTAMKHVVDEKSFVSSIDEQVTSQQINAKMNPFAFQFDDAFPYHVYYLNHCGFGKSNAVHMVFQGAKGKVTLFLTGIPTDKPIDFDEKGMSGSVTPVDGSSLILVGENGEDVSKIAEKLTKMIKPMS; encoded by the coding sequence ATGGATGATTTGGAATTTCGTCGTCGTGTATTGTCGGAACCTAAACAACGTACACAAGATATTGTTGATGCGGCCGCGAATAGCGAAGCCAATAGTAACTTCTTAGACGATGTACTAGCGCTTGATAAACAGATCCACTCAGCGATGAATGTGGATGTGCCAGACGATCTTGCTGATCGTATTCTGTTCAATCAGACCTCAAGCGAAGAAAGCAAAGTAGTAAGGCCTACGTTTGCGAGACGAGCAATGGCAATGGCTGCCTCGGTGGCGTTTGTTGCTGGTTTATTAGTTGGCCAAGTGAATTGGGGAAATGCATTCGTTTCACCTGCGCAAGCTAGTTTAGTTGATACGGCGATGAAGCATGTTGTTGATGAAAAGAGCTTTGTTAGTAGCATCGATGAACAGGTTACATCGCAGCAGATCAACGCAAAAATGAACCCATTTGCTTTTCAGTTTGATGACGCTTTCCCTTACCACGTTTATTACCTAAACCACTGTGGCTTTGGTAAATCCAACGCAGTACATATGGTCTTCCAAGGCGCAAAAGGCAAAGTAACACTGTTTTTAACCGGTATTCCGACAGACAAACCTATCGACTTTGATGAGAAAGGCATGTCCGGCTCAGTAACCCCCGTCGATGGCAGCAGCCTAATCCTTGTGGGTGAAAATGGTGAGGATGTTTCCAAAATCGCCGAAAAGCTGACAAAAATGATCAAACCGATGAGCTAA